ATCACTGGCAACTGTTTTGTAAATCACGGCTTTTGTGTAGTCAATGCTTTGTGCATCAAGCGTTTCGAAGATTTCTTGTTTGTGAATGTCAGTGCATGGAACAAGAAATTTCTCCTTCTTGTGCTTTTTTATCAAATCCATCAGATCATTGATGGTTTGTTTGCCAAAAAAGATTTTACGCTTTCTATAAACAACAAATTTCTGAAGATAGTATGCTGTAGATTCGGAAATGCAAAAATACTTCAGGGTCTCAGGAACCGTGATTCGCATTTCGTTACAAATCCTGAAGAAATGATCCGCAGCATTCCTGCTGGTAAGAATCACAGCTGTATGATCCGGTAAACTCACCCTGTCCTTTCTGAAATCCTTTGCCGAAATCGGCTCAACATGAATGAAAGGACGGAAGTCAATCTTTACATTGAACTTCTTGGAAAGATCGTAATACGGTGATTTATCAGTTTCAGGTTTTGGCTGTGTAACCAGGATACTTTTAACTTTCAAACTCATGCAGGAATTTCCGTTTCGTGAGTAAAATATCTGTCGCACAGGTCGGAATCACAGGTGTTTCTCTCCCGGGATCCAACAGGGCCCATTTTCAAGGGTGCAAAGATAACAAAAAAACTCCTTTTGAGATGAAAAGACTGCCAAGAGGAAATGTGCTTTTTTGCTCTAAGAATCGGTGTTTTACAGGATTAGGCGAATGATGACCATCAACGGAGCAAGTTCAAAGGTCAATAAGAAGAGTAAAAGGTAGGGCAGTGAAAACCCCGGAGTCGAAAAACCGATAAATATTCCACGGATAGACCTGTAAAACAGACCCGCAAACGCCAGGATCGCACCGGCTATGATCAGATAGGAGGAAGCAATCCACTGATTGTATGCCAATAAAGCGATGATCGGTATCAAGGCCAAACCAACTGCATTGTTAATCAGAAAAATATTAAAAATATAGGTTGCCATTTCCCTGTCCAGATCAAATAACCAACCACAGATCTTCAGGAAAAGAAATTTTAAGGAATAAATAGCCGAAACAAGGATGCTGAAAAATAAGAATCTTGGAAAGCCATTCCCGATTCCACCAAGGTCCCACTTGTAATGGATACTAACGAGATACAGAAACATTGCGCCAATGAGATGAAAAGCTACACTTAGGTATACGGAAGCTCTTTGAACAAGGATGTTTTCATCCCTGACGATCTGGTTTGTCAGATTGTTATTGAGCAAGGCCTGAATCATCTGACTGAAATACTTGGAGTAAAAAATTCTTAACCAGGTGAAAACAAAGATGACCAGCATCAAAATCGGGAAAAACCAATCGGGGGATACATCCTTCCTTACAATGGGTTCTGAATTTCTGGGATGCAACTCATGACCCTTATAAAGATCCAGATATTTCGTCGTTGGATGATGCGGGGTGATTGGAGAAGTAAAGAGCTGTAGCGGTTTTGATTGCTGTATAGAATCACTCAAACTATCATGGCCCGATACCAAACCGGCCGGAAAATTTCCGGTGGTTTCATTTTGCATCGGAACAAGCCTGCGCACAGGTCGCCGAATCAGACTGTCAGTGCCAAATACATGCTGACTGTCGGTGGCGAGTGCCGGATGAGTTTGCTGTACAGAATCTTGAAACGTGCTCACGCTTCAAAGATACAGGAAATGAAAAAGTTTAGGAACGAATAATCATAGGTTTACCAACAACAGTTGTCAGCTAAAAACAATCATTGAAAAACTTAAATTGGAAATACCCTGTTGGATAATATCAGGATCAGAATTTAAACATTCGGGAGATGATAAAACTAAATTTAATCCCACCTTTCTCCCAGCTATCTTGTGTATTCACCAGGTAATCGTTTTCGAGGATGCCAGAGGCATTTGTGACCATGATGGTGAACACATGGCCTCCGGTTTCAATTTCAATTCCGGCACCAGCTACATCGTAGATGTCCGAAATGTCTTTCATTTTCTCCCTTCCAAAAGTATGGGCAAAATCAGCTATCAAAGAAGTGCTGGGGGTGAATTTCCACCTGAGACCGCCTCCCAGACTCACATTGTCATTTTCATCGTATGGCCCCACCAGATTACGATGTAAATAACCTGCAGCTAATGCCATTGAAAATTTGGGTGAAAATTTCCTTGTAATGATCACCTCACCGAAATAAGTCAGTCGGTGGATATCTTTATCAATCAGTATTTCTGATTTTGTGGAATAAGTCGCATTTCCATACAAAGTAATTCCTATTGGAATTTTATGGTTAGTGGTTTGTTCGAGTGCCTTGTATTTGATCAGCAATTCCAGGTTTTCCTGACGTTTGGAACGACTGAAACCTGTCATCAGTCGGTCGGTAATTCCGTAATGCGCGCCAATGCGTATGTCCTGGGACTGATCAAATCCATACAAATCATGAAATGAACCGCCACTTTTTTTCCCAATGTTTCCAAACAAATGGTTGATCCGGATATCCAGGTTGCTCTTCTTTACTGTTTCATTTGTCTGGATGTTGATGATTTTATTTCCCTTAAATGTCGCCAGTACCGGCTCGTTTTTAGGCGGAGGTGTTTCAGCTTGCAATTGTTTTAAAAGATCGTCCTGACCATAAACTGTGAAAGTTGCCAGGAGAAGAAAGAAAATTAAGGGTATATTTTTTTTCATAATCATACTGAATTAAACGGGAAGGAGAACCTTTTAATCCTTTTTCTGGTAGGGAATGTAATCCACCTTCATGTCAACCTTTATCGTGTCTGCAATATTTTGAAATAAAAGCTTTGGGATCGAAATATTGTAGTCGGCAATCGCGACAAGCATGTTCCCGTCAAGGTGAATATTCTTACCCTTGATCTCCATGTTTGCTTTTTCTGTAACAGTTTTTTCTACACCATGAATAGATAAAGTGCCGGTTGCGGTGACCGGATAAATACCGTCTTTTGAAAAATCCAGAGTGTCGTTTATTTTTCCTTTAAATGTTGCCTGTGGATATTTATCACTCTCGAGGTACTTTTCATTAAAATGCTCCTGCATGAGTTCTTTTTGAAACTTGAATCCACGAATGGAAACAATGAATGCAATGTCGTTGGTAGCCGCATTGAGAATAGAATTTACAGATGTATTCTTTGCATCAATATTCTCAACCGCGGCTTCCGAAAAAAAAGTGACTTCCGCGGATTTGCTGATCCAGACCGCCTGGCCGAATACGGAAGTAGAAAGCAAGACAAAGCACAGGGGGAAAAGAAGACGTAACATCGATATTAATTATTAGGATATCCCTGGGCAATCCAGAGTCTCAGTTTATATAGCTGACAGGCGTCCAGGATAATGATGTTCTGGCATGTGTTGAGGATTCTCGACAGGAAGAGCAAGGCGATCAAGCATCCTTCCTGCACGGATTCTGTTCGCGAGCCCTTCATAAGTCGTATAATCAAAACTTCCTTCGCCACCCGGACTATGACAGCCAAAATAACTGCAGTACGAACTGATGATTGGTTTAATATCACTGGCATAGTGCATTTCAGCACTATCACATCCAGGAGGAGGGGTCAGCACTTGCTCCTGTATATCCTTGGTGCAGGAAATTACAAAGAGGAGAATACAAACGATGAATAGGTTTTTTACCATATAAATCAGGATTAGCAAATATAAAAATATTCTGAATCCTAAAAAGAACTATCAGATTTTAATGAAATCATTGCTGAGTTTTGTAACCTCAAAAACCAGGCCTTGGTTCGAATTGTCCTGGAAAAAGTAAATGATCAGTTACTGCTGCTAAAAAGAACCATTTGATCCATTGTCGGACTGATATTGCCACCCGAAGGCTCCAGAGTGATTGCCCATTGTTCCGCAATCGGAATGTTTTTCATCCGTTGCATCCCGTCATCTTCCATCTGCATTCCAACAACCCCTGCATCAATCGGCAATCCGCCAGCCATTGCCCACAATTGATATTGTTTCCCGGAATCCGGTGCAGGTAAAGCCAGAATATCAATATAGGTTTCCTGTGTGTATTTGTTCCAATAAACTCTGGCCTGGAAATGCTTGGTACTATCAATTGGCATGAGCATGCTTACTTTAGCATTTTCATCCCGCATCATCATCAGATCACTATAGGTATGATCAAAAGTGTTTTTGATAACATTGTAATTAAGTGCAATCTGA
This DNA window, taken from Bacteroidota bacterium, encodes the following:
- a CDS encoding uroporphyrinogen-III synthase, encoding MSLKVKSILVTQPKPETDKSPYYDLSKKFNVKIDFRPFIHVEPISAKDFRKDRVSLPDHTAVILTSRNAADHFFRICNEMRITVPETLKYFCISESTAYYLQKFVVYRKRKIFFGKQTINDLMDLIKKHKKEKFLVPCTDIHKQEIFETLDAQSIDYTKAVIYKTVASDLSDLANVNYDVLVFFSPSGITSLFKNFPKFKQNNTRIAAFGPTTAQAVLDAGLRLDIQAPVPAAPSMTMALEQYIKKANK
- a CDS encoding DUF4271 domain-containing protein — protein: MSTFQDSVQQTHPALATDSQHVFGTDSLIRRPVRRLVPMQNETTGNFPAGLVSGHDSLSDSIQQSKPLQLFTSPITPHHPTTKYLDLYKGHELHPRNSEPIVRKDVSPDWFFPILMLVIFVFTWLRIFYSKYFSQMIQALLNNNLTNQIVRDENILVQRASVYLSVAFHLIGAMFLYLVSIHYKWDLGGIGNGFPRFLFFSILVSAIYSLKFLFLKICGWLFDLDREMATYIFNIFLINNAVGLALIPIIALLAYNQWIASSYLIIAGAILAFAGLFYRSIRGIFIGFSTPGFSLPYLLLFLLTFELAPLMVIIRLIL
- a CDS encoding YceI family protein; this encodes MLRLLFPLCFVLLSTSVFGQAVWISKSAEVTFFSEAAVENIDAKNTSVNSILNAATNDIAFIVSIRGFKFQKELMQEHFNEKYLESDKYPQATFKGKINDTLDFSKDGIYPVTATGTLSIHGVEKTVTEKANMEIKGKNIHLDGNMLVAIADYNISIPKLLFQNIADTIKVDMKVDYIPYQKKD